From a region of the Monodelphis domestica isolate mMonDom1 chromosome 8, mMonDom1.pri, whole genome shotgun sequence genome:
- the TSC22D1 gene encoding TSC22 domain family protein 1 isoform X4, with protein sequence MHQPPEATAAAAAAAADLGARKMAHPAAVPRRGSSSSSGGGGGGSGGSAPLSAAGPGVGSHAAPTEDYAREASLPGAAAGGPAPPPPPQSLHLLSQAPSLPAPPGGAQMKKKSGFQITSVTPAQISASISSNNSIAEDTESYDDLDESHTEDLSSSEILDVSLSRATDLGEPERSSSEETLNNFQEAETPGAVSPNQPHLPQHHLPHHPPQNVVINGSAHPHHLHHHHHHHGHHLHHGHHHPSHAGVVSAAASGGPPPSPVARKLSTAGSSDSVLPAAPPSAASAAGTPASLMTNVRNPSTPGSLGINPIAGTGTINNVNVSAGGSVNPNVTNSMPGNANVPSSTIPSTSGGSALPVAGSSVNVNILSGMGNGTTASVSSAPAQATAMAVGSAGSAQQQPPAAGTSRFRVVKLDSSSEPFKKGRWTCTEFYEKENTATATEGGAVNKVVETVRQNPVEGASERESTSGSSVSSTVSTLSHYTESVGSGEMGAPTVVPQQGLPVPAAPQPGDFSSSAGAQAGSAGGLPQSISQSQIAPVQLHSQELNYTPQKQGGQPPLQASISAATGLQSPPVNLMAVPPPLGQQPPVSSLAQPHLSYSQSAPLVQTPLPVVAPPQLQYGQQQQTVATQVAPGHVQSVSQNPVPASIPEYVQHQQVLQTPVPSLPPNSAGVGAAPAMPVGQPQSIQPSVQSTAVQAQPAGAPSQPLGHGQPAMPPIAASGQVLNVGQPVNIQPATTQVTASLVQQSATPPSQVVPPSQPGIIQGIQASTSSLPQQLVIAPQSNLVTVQPQVQGAESIAQGITSQQLPPVSPLPTASSVPAANQVGSAVPPGISAAPTNLGPPQNIAQTSAIQNGNLVQSVSQPPLVATNINLPVTQQIPLSSTQFPTQSLTQSIGSQSEEARQSVEHSLVGGPQTLSGESSGGLASGSDGSGGALAASGSASLFPLKVLPLTTPLVDGEDESASPLPEVQGMILEPQIQPRPRRAFDVRGPLSPLNHWRQNIQLLERVGKNNKQISFNW encoded by the coding sequence ATGCACCAGCCGCCCGAGGCCAcggctgccgccgccgccgccgccgcagaCCTTGGGGCTCGGAAGATGGCGCACCCAGCCGCGGTCCCTCGAaggggcagcagcagcagcagcggcggcggcggcggcggcagcggcggctcAGCCCCCTTGAGCGCCGCGGGCCCCGGCGTGGGCAGCCACGCCGCCCCGACCGAGGACTACGCGCGGGAGGCATCGCTTCCCGGGGCGGCGGCCGGGGGGCCGGCGCCGCCGCCGCCCCCGCAGAGCCTCCACCTCCTCTCGCAGGCCCCTTCGCTCCCCGCACCGCCCGGCGGGGcacagatgaagaagaagagcGGCTTCCAGATCACGAGCGTGACACCGGCTCAGATCTCTGCCAGCATCAGCTCCAACAACAGCATAGCAGAGGACACCGAGAGCTACGATGACCTGGACGAGTCCCACACGGAGGACCTGTCCTCCTCCGAGATCCTGGATGTGTCACTCTCCAGGGCCACCGACTTGGGGGAACCTGAACGGAGCTCCTCCGAGGAGACTctgaacaacttccaggaagccGAGACGCCCGGGGCGGTCTCTCCCAACCAGCCCCACCTTCCGCAGCATCATTTACCTCACCACCCCCCCCAGAACGTCGTGATCAATGGCAGCGCCCATCCACACCAtctccatcaccaccaccaccaccatggcCACCACCTGCACCACGGCCACCACCACCCGTCCCATGCCGGTGTGgtcagcgctgcagcctccggaGGGCCCCCCCCAAGCCCCGTAGCCAGGAAACTCTCCACAGCTGGGAGCTCCGACAGCGTGCTTCCAGCTGCACCACCTTCTGCTGCATCTGCAGCCGGCACACCTGCATCTCTAATGACTAATGTCCGCAATCCGAGTACCCCTGGCAGTCTAGGCATAAATCCTATTGCTGGCACTGGTACAATAAACAATGTGAACGTTTCTGCTGGGGGCAGTGTTAATCCTAATGTGACAAACAGCATGCCTGGCAATGCGAATGTCCCCTCCAGTACCATCCCCAGTACCTCTGGGGGGAGCGCCTTGCCTGTGGCCGGCAGCAGTGTTAATGTGAATATCCTCAGTGGCATGGGCAACGGGACCACCGCCTCTGTGAGCAGCGCCCCTGCTCAGGCCACCGCAATGGCTGTGGGTTCAGCTGGTTCAGCTCAGCAGCAGCCCCCTGCAGCTGGCACGTCCAGGTTTAGAGTTGTGAAATTAGATTCTAGTTCTGAACCCTTTAAAAAGGGGAGATGGACTTGCACAGAattctatgaaaaagaaaataccgCAACAGCCACTGAAGGAGGAGCAGTAAACAAAGTGGTGGAGACAGTAAGACAGAACCCGGTGGAAGGGGCTTCTGAGAGGGAGAGCACTAGTGGCAGTTCCGTTAGCAGTACCGTGAGCACATTAAGCCACTACACGGAGAGTGTGGGCAGCGGAGAGATGGGGGCTCCTACTGTGGTCCCGCAGCAAGGCCTCCCTGTCCCGGCAGCCCCCCAGCCAGGGGATTTTAGTAGTAGTGCTGGTGCCCAGGCTGGGTCAGCAGGGGGCTTGCCCCAGAGTATTTCTCAGTCACAGATTGCCCCGGTACAGTTGCATTCTCAAGAGCTGAATTATACCCCGCAGAAGCAAGGAGGTCAGCCTCCTCTACAGGCCAGTATAAGTGCTGCCACTGGCCTTCAGTCACCCCCAGTTAACCTCATGGCTGTCCCCCCACCCTTAGGCCAGCAGCCTCCTGTTTCCAGCTTGGCCCAGCCCCACTTGTCCTATTCTCAATCAGCCCCTCTGGTGCAGACCCCTCTGCCTGTTGTAGCACCACCACAGTTACAGTACGGACAGCAGCAACAGACTGTTGCCACCCAGGTGGCCCCAGGCCATGTTCAGTCAGTAAGTCAGAATCCTGTCCCTGCCTCTATACCAGAGTATGTTCAGCATCAACAAGTTCTGCAAACGCCAGTGCCCTCTCTTCCCCCAAACTCTGCAGGAGTGGGAGCTGCTCCAGCCATGCCAGTTGGGCAGCCCCAGAGCATTCAGCCTTCCGTGCAGTCCACAGCAGTTCAGGCCCAACCTGCAGGGGCGCCAAGCCAGCCTCTTGGACATGGCCAACCAGCGATGCCTCCCATAGCTGCCAGTGGTCAAGTTCTGAATGTTGGTCAGCCAGTGAACATACAACCGGCCACAACCCAGGTGACAGCCTCTCTTGTTCAGCAGAGCGCCACTCCGCCTTCCCAGGTGGTTCCGCCTTCCCAGCCTGGGATCATTCAGGGAATTCAGGCCAGTACTTCCAGCCTTCCTCAACAGCTGGTCATTGCACCTCAGAGTAACTTGGTAACTGTGCAGCCCCAGGTTCAAGGAGCAGAATCTATAGCTCAAGGAATAACGAGTCAGCAGTTGCCTCCAGTTAGCCCATTACCTACTGCCAGCAGTGTCCCTGCTGCAAATCAAGTTGGATCAGCTGTTCCCCCTGGAATATCAGCTGCTCCTACAAACTTGGGTCCACCTCAGAACATAGCACAAACTTCAGCTATACAGAATGGGAATTTGGTTCAGAGTGTCAGTCAGCCTCCCTTGGTAGCAACTAACATAAATTTGCCTGTGACACAGCAGATCCCTCTAAGTTCTACTCAGTTCCCCACACAGTCACTAACTCAGTCCATTGGAAGTCAAAGTGAAGAAGCCAGGCAATCCGTGGAACACTCGCTAGTTGGCGGACCTCAGACTCTCAGTGGGGAGAGCAGTGGGGGCCTGGCCTCAGGCTCTGATGGCAGTGGAGGCGCCCTGGCAGCTTCGGGTTCGGCTTCCCTTTTCCCGTTGAAGGTGCTGCCATTGACCACACCCCTCGTTGATGGCGAGGATGAGAG
- the TSC22D1 gene encoding TSC22 domain family protein 1 isoform X3 — protein sequence MHQPPEATAAAAAAAADLGARKMAHPAAVPRRGSSSSSGGGGGGSGGSAPLSAAGPGVGSHAAPTEDYAREASLPGAAAGGPAPPPPPQSLHLLSQAPSLPAPPGGAQMKKKSGFQITSVTPAQISASISSNNSIAEDTESYDDLDESHTEDLSSSEILDVSLSRATDLGEPERSSSEETLNNFQEAETPGAVSPNQPHLPQHHLPHHPPQNVVINGSAHPHHLHHHHHHHGHHLHHGHHHPSHAGVVSAAASGGPPPSPVARKLSTAGSSDSVLPAAPPSAASAAGTPASLMTNVRNPSTPGSLGINPIAGTGTINNVNVSAGGSVNPNVTNSMPGNANVPSSTIPSTSGGSALPVAGSSVNVNILSGMGNGTTASVSSAPAQATAMAVGSAGSAQQQPPAAGTSRFRVVKLDSSSEPFKKGRWTCTEFYEKENTATATEGGAVNKVVETVRQNPVEGASERESTSGSSVSSTVSTLSHYTESVGSGEMGAPTVVPQQGLPVPAAPQPGDFSSSAGAQAGSAGGLPQSISQSQIAPVQLHSQELNYTPQKQGGQPPLQASISAATGLQSPPVNLMAVPPPLGQQPPVSSLAQPHLSYSQSAPLVQTPLPVVAPPQLQYGQQQQTVATQVAPGHVQSVSQNPVPASIPEYVQHQQVLQTPVPSLPPNSAGVGAAPAMPVGQPQSIQPSVQSTAVQAQPAGAPSQPLGHGQPAMPPIAASGQVLNVGQPVNIQPATTQVTASLVQQSATPPSQVVPPSQPGIIQGIQASTSSLPQQLVIAPQSNLVTVQPQVQGAESIAQGITSQQLPPVSPLPTASSVPAANQVGSAVPPGISAAPTNLGPPQNIAQTSAIQNGNLVQSVSQPPLVATNINLPVTQQIPLSSTQFPTQSLTQSIGSQSEEARQSVEHSLVGGPQTLSGESSGGLASGSDGSGGALAASGSASLFPLKVLPLTTPLVDGEDESASPLPEVQGMILEPQIQPRPRRAFDVRGPLSPLNHWRQNIQLLERVGKNNKQLLWCKCGRY from the coding sequence ATGCACCAGCCGCCCGAGGCCAcggctgccgccgccgccgccgccgcagaCCTTGGGGCTCGGAAGATGGCGCACCCAGCCGCGGTCCCTCGAaggggcagcagcagcagcagcggcggcggcggcggcggcagcggcggctcAGCCCCCTTGAGCGCCGCGGGCCCCGGCGTGGGCAGCCACGCCGCCCCGACCGAGGACTACGCGCGGGAGGCATCGCTTCCCGGGGCGGCGGCCGGGGGGCCGGCGCCGCCGCCGCCCCCGCAGAGCCTCCACCTCCTCTCGCAGGCCCCTTCGCTCCCCGCACCGCCCGGCGGGGcacagatgaagaagaagagcGGCTTCCAGATCACGAGCGTGACACCGGCTCAGATCTCTGCCAGCATCAGCTCCAACAACAGCATAGCAGAGGACACCGAGAGCTACGATGACCTGGACGAGTCCCACACGGAGGACCTGTCCTCCTCCGAGATCCTGGATGTGTCACTCTCCAGGGCCACCGACTTGGGGGAACCTGAACGGAGCTCCTCCGAGGAGACTctgaacaacttccaggaagccGAGACGCCCGGGGCGGTCTCTCCCAACCAGCCCCACCTTCCGCAGCATCATTTACCTCACCACCCCCCCCAGAACGTCGTGATCAATGGCAGCGCCCATCCACACCAtctccatcaccaccaccaccaccatggcCACCACCTGCACCACGGCCACCACCACCCGTCCCATGCCGGTGTGgtcagcgctgcagcctccggaGGGCCCCCCCCAAGCCCCGTAGCCAGGAAACTCTCCACAGCTGGGAGCTCCGACAGCGTGCTTCCAGCTGCACCACCTTCTGCTGCATCTGCAGCCGGCACACCTGCATCTCTAATGACTAATGTCCGCAATCCGAGTACCCCTGGCAGTCTAGGCATAAATCCTATTGCTGGCACTGGTACAATAAACAATGTGAACGTTTCTGCTGGGGGCAGTGTTAATCCTAATGTGACAAACAGCATGCCTGGCAATGCGAATGTCCCCTCCAGTACCATCCCCAGTACCTCTGGGGGGAGCGCCTTGCCTGTGGCCGGCAGCAGTGTTAATGTGAATATCCTCAGTGGCATGGGCAACGGGACCACCGCCTCTGTGAGCAGCGCCCCTGCTCAGGCCACCGCAATGGCTGTGGGTTCAGCTGGTTCAGCTCAGCAGCAGCCCCCTGCAGCTGGCACGTCCAGGTTTAGAGTTGTGAAATTAGATTCTAGTTCTGAACCCTTTAAAAAGGGGAGATGGACTTGCACAGAattctatgaaaaagaaaataccgCAACAGCCACTGAAGGAGGAGCAGTAAACAAAGTGGTGGAGACAGTAAGACAGAACCCGGTGGAAGGGGCTTCTGAGAGGGAGAGCACTAGTGGCAGTTCCGTTAGCAGTACCGTGAGCACATTAAGCCACTACACGGAGAGTGTGGGCAGCGGAGAGATGGGGGCTCCTACTGTGGTCCCGCAGCAAGGCCTCCCTGTCCCGGCAGCCCCCCAGCCAGGGGATTTTAGTAGTAGTGCTGGTGCCCAGGCTGGGTCAGCAGGGGGCTTGCCCCAGAGTATTTCTCAGTCACAGATTGCCCCGGTACAGTTGCATTCTCAAGAGCTGAATTATACCCCGCAGAAGCAAGGAGGTCAGCCTCCTCTACAGGCCAGTATAAGTGCTGCCACTGGCCTTCAGTCACCCCCAGTTAACCTCATGGCTGTCCCCCCACCCTTAGGCCAGCAGCCTCCTGTTTCCAGCTTGGCCCAGCCCCACTTGTCCTATTCTCAATCAGCCCCTCTGGTGCAGACCCCTCTGCCTGTTGTAGCACCACCACAGTTACAGTACGGACAGCAGCAACAGACTGTTGCCACCCAGGTGGCCCCAGGCCATGTTCAGTCAGTAAGTCAGAATCCTGTCCCTGCCTCTATACCAGAGTATGTTCAGCATCAACAAGTTCTGCAAACGCCAGTGCCCTCTCTTCCCCCAAACTCTGCAGGAGTGGGAGCTGCTCCAGCCATGCCAGTTGGGCAGCCCCAGAGCATTCAGCCTTCCGTGCAGTCCACAGCAGTTCAGGCCCAACCTGCAGGGGCGCCAAGCCAGCCTCTTGGACATGGCCAACCAGCGATGCCTCCCATAGCTGCCAGTGGTCAAGTTCTGAATGTTGGTCAGCCAGTGAACATACAACCGGCCACAACCCAGGTGACAGCCTCTCTTGTTCAGCAGAGCGCCACTCCGCCTTCCCAGGTGGTTCCGCCTTCCCAGCCTGGGATCATTCAGGGAATTCAGGCCAGTACTTCCAGCCTTCCTCAACAGCTGGTCATTGCACCTCAGAGTAACTTGGTAACTGTGCAGCCCCAGGTTCAAGGAGCAGAATCTATAGCTCAAGGAATAACGAGTCAGCAGTTGCCTCCAGTTAGCCCATTACCTACTGCCAGCAGTGTCCCTGCTGCAAATCAAGTTGGATCAGCTGTTCCCCCTGGAATATCAGCTGCTCCTACAAACTTGGGTCCACCTCAGAACATAGCACAAACTTCAGCTATACAGAATGGGAATTTGGTTCAGAGTGTCAGTCAGCCTCCCTTGGTAGCAACTAACATAAATTTGCCTGTGACACAGCAGATCCCTCTAAGTTCTACTCAGTTCCCCACACAGTCACTAACTCAGTCCATTGGAAGTCAAAGTGAAGAAGCCAGGCAATCCGTGGAACACTCGCTAGTTGGCGGACCTCAGACTCTCAGTGGGGAGAGCAGTGGGGGCCTGGCCTCAGGCTCTGATGGCAGTGGAGGCGCCCTGGCAGCTTCGGGTTCGGCTTCCCTTTTCCCGTTGAAGGTGCTGCCATTGACCACACCCCTCGTTGATGGCGAGGATGAGAG